A single window of Rana temporaria chromosome 1, aRanTem1.1, whole genome shotgun sequence DNA harbors:
- the LOC120924468 gene encoding uncharacterized protein LOC120924468 yields the protein MDNDINVDNTLDRFRYTNVNTADDLIGYIAVGQGYEHCMELYFIHSNEVEIEVKIESKTNFVKMQGFYRSNNITKTFECNILIRAFWSLFIKGNDSTIWSGDVNNDMSRSGKIFYPVDQYYYLFQCFVKILDPEHLNIIGDEKGDIVRKWDFRVIRKSTQLRVKISITVVDIIVPEIKVSPQSLKVIEDEDGLNLMCSTQIYLPQNSLLTWKRNGEFLGSFFHSTTNIIHKGIFGNVNWINDKFIYHQSGVSLNDTGIYECCILIEGYPLKCANASIIVMSPGKTPCVGKNSVFANPFQINHLQSRALLREGTFVIILWNFNISEWKISTRFPQCQRHLVNMELGIERWFGINSHNRNRRGIVEGALGGIGIIGSIANSMDINTLKSDLESAGLVGSKGFKIQRNLNQILEDMVIKTANVMGPSILHLQNITLNLMTSEEHSHIARLCLEIQTEYSTNFKIIAQAFQSGVTPLGILQNLPREYAYARNHTDLWVNKWLGCSQDVCYSSSMIPIAGREQILVPITVLGLPISDTQLLFYKLQYTDFALNKDNLELEQLDLSSCLQFQSKVLCLPNQDKSIFHSCYHNHTLCSARIETFEASSELTTLVDKRKVCFQIMKDTERVQTFFSSCTNTENLKRGLYCAEGDLRAIHVNGIRTNLSHLSLRNVSVSPTLYNLSQIDEFPWREWVNVIQKDQGLLMALAKELRNAEISFKHEQGNLQEVVHQWSTLTGSSWWHQFKNSISIWGKTSITSAAGNILSHPIVIIFIIIMLCIIYQLFLMFRMKKLYKQIRNEIKKGDDMLQNKLKRRLGFGVANSMTGDNAFGVIRSKSECL from the coding sequence ATGGACAATGATATTAATGTAGATAACACATTGGATAGGTTTAGATATACCAATGTCAATACAGCTGATGATTTGATTGGGTATATAGCTGTGGGACAGGGATATGAGCATTGTATGGAATTATATTTCATTCATAGTAATGAGGTGGAAATAGAAGTTAAAATAGAGTCGAAAACCAATTTTGTTAAAATGCAAGGATTTTATAGGTCTAATAACATAACCAAGACTTTTGAATGTAATATACTGATTAGAGCTTTTTGGTCATTATTTATAAAAGGTAATGATTCAACAATCTGGTCAGGAGATGTTAATAATGATATGTCAAGGTCTGGAAAAATATTTTATCCAGTAGACCAGTATTATTACCTTTTTcaatgttttgtaaaaatattAGACCCAGAACATCTAAATATAATTGGAGATGAAAAAGGAGACATTGTAAGAAAATGGGATTTTAGAGTAATAAGAAAATCTACTCAGTTACGAGTCAAAATTAGCATTACTGTGGTAGATATTATTGTTCCAGAGATAAAAGTGTCACCACAGTCTTTAAAAGTCATTGAAGATGAAGATGGATTGAATTTGATGTGTAGTACTCAGATATATTTACCTCAAAATTCATTGTTAACTTGGAAAAGGAATGGTGAGTTTTTGGGTAGTTTTTTCCACAGTACAACTAATATAATTCACAAAGGAATTTTTGGTAATGTGAATTGGATCAATGATAAATTTATTTATCATCAATCAGGTGTATctttaaatgatactggtatatatGAGTGCTGCATATTAATAGAAGGCTATCCCTTGAAATGTGCTAATGCAAGTATAATTGTCATGTCCCCAGGGAAAACTCCATGTGTTGGTAAAAACAGTGTTTTTGCTAATCCCTTTCAGATTAACCATTTACAATCCAGAGCTCTATTGAGAGAGGGAACATTCGTCATTATATTGTGGAACTTTAATATTTCAGAATGGAAAATTTCTACAAGGTTTCCACAATGTCAAAGACATTTGGTTAATATGGAATTGGGTATTGAAAGATGGTTTGGAATCAATAGTCATAACAGAAATAGACGTGGTATTGTCGAAGGAGCCCTAGGGGGCATAGGTATAATTGGCAGCATTGCAAATAGTATGGATATTAACACGTTAAAATCTGATCTTGAGTCAGCAGGTTTAGTGGGAAGTAAAGGTTTTAAGATCCAAAGAAACTTAAATCAGATATTAGAAGATATGGTTATTAAAACAGCCAATGTAATGGGTCCATCCATACTACATCTTCAGAATATTACTCTCAATTTAATGACTAGTGAAGAACATTCACATATTGCCAGATTATGTTTAGAAATTCAAACAGAATATTCcactaattttaaaataattgcacAAGCTTTTCAGAGTGGAGTTACCCCTCTTGGTATATTGCAGAATTTACCCAGAGAATATGCATATGCAAGAAATCATACTGATTTATGGGTAAATAAATGGTTAGGATGTAGTCAGGATGTATGTTACAGTTCTTCTATGATTCCTATAGCAGGGAGAGAACAAATTTTGGTTCCAATTACTGTTTTGGGATTACCAATTAGTGATactcaattattattttataaattgcaGTATACAGATTTTGCGCTTAACAAGGATAATTTGGAATTAGAACAATTAGATTTGTCATCATGTTTACAATTTCAGTCTAAAGTTCTTTGTTTACCTAATCAAGATAAAAGTATATTTCATTCTTGTTATCATAATCATACATTATGTTCTGCAAGAATAGAAACATTTGAAGCTTCTTCTGAATTAACTACTCTTGTAGATAAAAGGAAAGTTTGTTTTCAGATCATGAAAGATACAGAAAGGGTTCAGACTTTCTTTTCCTCTTGCACAAACACAGAAAACCTAAAACGGGGATTGTATTGTGCAGAAGGTGATTTAAGGGCCATACATGTAAATGGTATAAGAACTAATTTATCTCATCTATCATTGAGAAATGTTAGTGTTAGTCCGACACTATATAATTTGTCTCAAATAGATGAGTTTCCATGGAGAGAATGGGTTAACGTAATTCAAAAGGATCAAGGTTTATTAATGGCTCTAGCTAAAGAACTCAGGAATGCAGAGATATCGTTTAAACATGAGCAAGGGAATTTGCAAGAGGTAGTTCACCAATGGTCCACTTTAACAGGTTCCAGTTGGTGGCATCAATTTAAAAACAGTATATCTATTTGGGGAAAAACTTCAATTACTTCCGCAGCAGGAAATATTTTATCACATCctatagttattatttttattattattatgttatgcattatatatcaattatttttaatgtttagaaTGAAAAAATTGTATAAGCAAATCAGAAATGAAATCAAGAAAGGTGACGATATGTTGCAAAATAAGCTTAAAAGGAGATTAGGTTTTGGAGTTGCAAATTCGATGACAGGTGACAATGCATTTGGAGTTATTAGATCAAAGTCAGAGTGTTTGTGA